One window of the Candidatus Chryseobacterium colombiense genome contains the following:
- the gldN gene encoding gliding motility protein GldN — translation MKKYISSLLVLVSGFALSQSILNASSPEEFRQMRAENMRKVGDTVISNKVKPLEYGFVDDKDILKGMYVWEIIDLNDKINQPFYYDNPNSLLSKNTRSLYQILLDAALSGQIEEVYDDEDFTTKLSPEGIKKRLEKVVLNDAAIDILQSGRQLTEQEKKEYTDYFQTTTDKVKMLKIMGMWFIDKRDGQMKYRPLGIAAMGPDPAVQGVYDAEGKAIAGKDELIDLFWVYYPKARDILANNYVFNRKNSAADLSFDDIINARRFSSVIYKSSSGLGDGNIKDYVPRNAEEQIEESDRIKGQILEMENELWNY, via the coding sequence ATGAAAAAATATATTAGCAGTCTTTTAGTTTTAGTTTCTGGGTTTGCACTATCTCAGTCTATTCTAAATGCTTCTTCTCCGGAAGAGTTCAGACAGATGAGAGCTGAAAATATGAGAAAAGTGGGAGATACTGTTATAAGCAATAAAGTAAAGCCACTAGAATACGGATTTGTAGATGATAAAGACATCTTAAAAGGTATGTATGTTTGGGAAATCATTGATTTGAATGATAAAATTAATCAGCCATTCTATTATGATAATCCTAACAGCCTTTTGTCTAAAAATACAAGATCTCTATATCAAATACTATTAGATGCTGCATTGAGCGGTCAAATAGAAGAAGTATATGATGATGAGGATTTCACTACAAAACTTTCTCCTGAAGGAATCAAAAAAAGACTTGAAAAAGTAGTCTTAAATGATGCTGCAATTGATATTTTACAGTCTGGAAGACAATTAACTGAACAAGAAAAAAAGGAATATACGGATTATTTTCAAACAACGACTGATAAAGTTAAAATGTTGAAAATCATGGGTATGTGGTTCATTGACAAGAGAGATGGTCAAATGAAATACAGACCTCTTGGTATTGCTGCAATGGGACCTGACCCTGCTGTTCAAGGTGTATATGATGCTGAAGGAAAAGCAATTGCTGGTAAAGACGAATTGATCGATCTATTCTGGGTATACTATCCAAAAGCAAGAGATATTTTAGCAAATAATTATGTTTTCAACAGAAAAAATTCAGCTGCTGATTTGTCTTTCGATGATATCATCAATGCAAGAAGATTTTCTTCTGTAATTTATAAATCATCAAGCGGTTTAGGAGACGGAAATATTAAGGATTATGTTCCTAGAAATGCTGAAGAACAAATTGAAGAAAGTGATAGAATTAAAGGACAGATTCTTGAAATGGAAAACGAATTGTGGAATTATTAA
- a CDS encoding efflux RND transporter permease subunit — translation MFKKFIRRPVLSIVISLIIVFMGVLSLTKLPITQFPSISPPKVNITAEYPGANNELLIKSVVIPLERGLNGVPGMKYMTSDAGNDGEASIQVVFDLGTDPNVAAVNVQNRVSSVVNKLPPLVVREGVKITREEPNMLMYINLYSDDPKADQKFLFNYADINVMSELRRVGGVGFADILGTREYAMRIWLKPDRLTAYSISADEVMEALNQQSLEASPGKTGESSGKRSQSFEYILKYPGRFNNEKDYGNIILKAKPGGEFIRLKDVADIEFGSSMYDIYSTLNGKPSAAITVKQSYGSNASDVIKNVKSLMAELQKTTFPKGMHYDISYDVSRFLDASIEKVVHTLFEAFVLVAIVVFLFLGDWRSTLIPALAVPVSLVGTFAIMSAFGITLNMISLFALVMAIGVVVDDAIVVIEAVHAKMEEKHLSPLKATEEAMHEISGAIIAITLVMASVFIPIAFMSGPVGVFYRQFSITMASAIILSGVVALTLTPALCALILKNNHGKAKRRTPITIFLDKFNGLFTKGANKYEGMLNKTVKKKTITLPLLLAFCAATFFLSNSLPSGFIPAEDQGMIYAIIQTPPGSTLERTNQIARELLRESEDIDGVQSVSSLAGYEILTEGTGSNSGTCLINLKSWEDRKESAAEIIEKLEEKAKNIPGANIEFFQPPSIPGYGAAGGFELRLLDKAGSGDYHKMEQVSNDFVKELKKRPELGSAFTFYSASFPQYMLKVDNELAEQKGVTIENAMDNLSTLIGSNYETSFIRFDRPYKVIVQAGPQYRALPTDLLKLYVKNNKDQMVPYSDFMHLEKVYGLSEITRHNMYNSSEVSGTPAPGYSSGQAIQAIKEVADKTLPRGFGIDWAGISKDEVSRGNEAIFIFLVCLGFVYLILSAQYESFILPLPVILSLPTGIFGAFLCLKLLGLENNIYAQVAMVMLIGLLGKNAVLIVEFAVQKKAEEGIPVAQAAIEGAAIRFRPILMTSFAFIAGLIPLVMATGPGAIGNRTIGTAAAGGMLIGTIFGLMIIPGLYYIFGTIADKSRLARYEEENPLTEQTEPYEHDGKFED, via the coding sequence ATGTTTAAGAAATTCATTCGCAGACCTGTTCTGTCTATCGTAATCTCTTTGATTATCGTATTTATGGGAGTTTTGTCCCTGACTAAATTGCCGATTACACAGTTCCCGTCGATTTCACCGCCAAAAGTAAACATCACCGCAGAATATCCGGGGGCCAACAACGAATTGTTGATCAAGTCCGTAGTTATTCCGTTGGAAAGAGGTTTAAATGGTGTACCGGGAATGAAATATATGACTTCCGATGCCGGAAACGACGGGGAAGCTTCTATTCAGGTGGTTTTCGATTTGGGAACCGATCCGAACGTGGCAGCTGTAAACGTGCAAAACCGTGTATCTTCGGTTGTAAATAAATTGCCGCCGTTGGTAGTTCGTGAAGGGGTAAAGATTACCCGTGAAGAACCCAATATGTTGATGTACATTAACTTGTATAGTGATGATCCTAAAGCTGACCAAAAATTCCTTTTCAACTATGCGGATATCAACGTGATGTCTGAATTGAGAAGAGTTGGTGGTGTCGGTTTCGCAGATATCTTGGGAACAAGAGAATATGCAATGCGTATCTGGCTAAAACCTGACAGATTAACAGCTTACAGTATTTCGGCAGATGAAGTAATGGAAGCTTTGAATCAGCAGAGTTTGGAAGCATCTCCTGGTAAAACGGGGGAAAGTTCCGGAAAGCGTTCGCAGTCATTTGAATATATTTTAAAATATCCGGGTCGTTTCAATAATGAAAAGGACTACGGAAATATAATCCTTAAAGCAAAACCAGGGGGAGAATTTATCAGATTAAAAGATGTTGCAGATATTGAATTCGGTTCTTCGATGTATGATATTTATTCTACATTGAATGGTAAGCCTTCTGCAGCGATCACGGTAAAACAATCCTACGGTTCCAATGCAAGTGACGTTATCAAAAACGTAAAATCTTTGATGGCTGAATTGCAGAAAACAACCTTCCCAAAAGGAATGCACTACGACATCAGCTATGACGTATCGAGATTCCTGGATGCTTCAATCGAAAAAGTAGTTCACACACTATTTGAGGCTTTCGTTCTGGTAGCCATTGTGGTATTCTTGTTCTTGGGCGACTGGCGCTCAACATTGATTCCGGCCTTAGCGGTTCCTGTTTCATTGGTAGGGACATTTGCTATCATGTCTGCTTTTGGAATTACATTAAATATGATCTCGCTCTTTGCTCTCGTAATGGCGATTGGGGTTGTAGTGGATGATGCGATTGTGGTAATTGAAGCCGTTCACGCCAAGATGGAGGAGAAACATTTATCTCCATTAAAAGCAACAGAAGAAGCTATGCATGAGATCAGCGGAGCGATTATTGCGATCACTTTGGTAATGGCGTCCGTATTCATTCCGATTGCGTTTATGTCAGGTCCGGTTGGGGTTTTCTATCGTCAGTTTTCCATTACAATGGCTTCTGCGATTATCCTTTCAGGGGTTGTGGCTTTAACGCTGACTCCGGCTTTATGTGCTTTAATCTTAAAAAATAACCACGGAAAAGCTAAGAGAAGAACACCTATTACTATTTTCTTAGATAAATTCAACGGATTATTTACAAAAGGAGCGAATAAATATGAAGGAATGTTGAATAAAACGGTAAAGAAAAAAACGATCACTTTACCTTTATTATTAGCGTTCTGTGCTGCTACATTCTTCCTGAGTAACTCACTTCCATCAGGATTTATTCCTGCGGAAGATCAAGGGATGATCTATGCGATTATTCAGACACCACCGGGTTCTACATTAGAAAGAACAAACCAGATTGCAAGAGAATTATTGAGAGAATCTGAAGATATTGATGGAGTACAGTCTGTTTCTTCATTGGCAGGTTATGAAATCCTTACAGAAGGTACAGGTTCCAACTCCGGTACTTGTTTGATTAACCTTAAAAGTTGGGAAGACCGTAAAGAATCCGCTGCGGAAATCATAGAAAAACTGGAGGAGAAAGCTAAAAATATTCCGGGTGCTAATATAGAATTTTTCCAGCCGCCGTCAATTCCGGGTTATGGAGCAGCAGGTGGTTTTGAGCTTCGCTTGCTCGATAAAGCAGGAAGTGGAGATTATCACAAAATGGAACAGGTGAGTAACGACTTTGTGAAGGAACTGAAAAAACGACCTGAGCTTGGTTCTGCATTTACATTCTATTCTGCGAGTTTCCCTCAGTATATGTTGAAAGTAGATAATGAACTTGCCGAGCAAAAAGGAGTAACGATCGAAAACGCAATGGACAATTTATCAACGTTAATTGGTTCCAACTATGAAACGAGTTTCATCCGTTTCGACAGACCATATAAAGTAATTGTTCAGGCTGGACCTCAGTATCGTGCATTGCCGACGGATCTATTGAAATTATATGTTAAAAATAATAAGGATCAGATGGTTCCATACTCAGACTTTATGCATTTGGAAAAGGTTTACGGTTTATCAGAGATCACAAGACATAATATGTATAACTCATCTGAGGTAAGTGGAACTCCTGCACCGGGATATAGTTCCGGACAAGCGATTCAGGCGATCAAAGAGGTGGCGGACAAAACGCTTCCGAGAGGTTTCGGTATCGACTGGGCGGGTATTTCCAAAGATGAGGTAAGTCGTGGAAATGAAGCGATATTTATCTTTTTAGTGTGTTTAGGATTCGTTTATTTAATTCTTTCTGCACAGTATGAAAGTTTCATTCTTCCGTTGCCGGTAATTTTATCTTTGCCGACGGGTATTTTCGGAGCTTTCTTATGTTTGAAATTATTAGGATTAGAAAACAACATTTATGCTCAGGTAGCAATGGTGATGTTGATTGGTCTTTTGGGTAAAAATGCTGTATTGATCGTAGAATTTGCAGTTCAGAAAAAGGCGGAAGAAGGAATTCCGGTAGCGCAGGCTGCGATTGAAGGTGCGGCGATCCGTTTCCGTCCGATTTTGATGACATCTTTTGCATTTATTGCAGGTTTGATTCCATTGGTAATGGCAACAGGACCGGGTGCAATAGGTAACCGAACAATTGGTACAGCAGCAGCAGGAGGAATGTTGATCGGAACTATTTTCGGATTGATGATTATCCCTGGATTGTATTATATCTTCGGAACAATCGCCGATAAATCGAGATTGGCCAGATATGAAGAAGAAAATCCTTTAACAGAACAAACAGAACCTTACGAACACGATGGAAAATTTGAAGACTAA
- the gldM gene encoding gliding motility protein GldM has translation MAKGKQTPRQKMINLMYLVFIAMMALNIDVEIIRSFYDSTVSLNQTRNLTEQKNKDIFEKTLEAKAQQVPDTYAQPWAQYQTLRDKIDELVKEAEDVKITLKKHSEFHDKDEKGKDMDVSENFSALNNNEATTEYFFNGGDENSPSKKALALKAKIDDVRNYINATFGGSQQLAKLVERANTSLIAEYPQGKSPNGKTWFQNKFYHQPLIAAISNLGIIQNDARNVQSDALALMLQEKVDASIKFTSYEAIVSAPTDVVAGKKAEAVVMLGNYSNSNKINISGVSRQESGKGFLPLNTGGLGEHKIGGVITLTDASGKAQPFTWTHTYNVIAGPQEVKLEKGLLLSADKMNVMYRGLENPVSGSILGADNSKLTLSAPGALVRSTGPGKWIVKPQAGNVVKLTLSGTEPSGKSVSQVFEYRIKNVPPPQGQMRGQNVLTMPAQSIQNQTVQAAIPDFDFPVTFTVTEFMVRVPGRAAMLVKGNSLQEAAGLLKNVRSGDDVSIIEIKATAQGLEGPIKRITPIIIHVP, from the coding sequence ATGGCAAAAGGAAAACAGACTCCACGTCAGAAGATGATCAACCTAATGTATTTGGTGTTCATCGCGATGATGGCCCTAAACATTGATGTTGAAATTATCAGGTCATTTTATGACTCTACAGTATCTCTTAACCAAACCCGTAATCTAACGGAGCAAAAAAATAAAGATATCTTCGAGAAGACACTTGAGGCTAAAGCTCAGCAGGTTCCGGATACTTATGCTCAACCTTGGGCACAATATCAAACATTAAGAGATAAAATTGATGAGTTAGTAAAAGAAGCAGAAGATGTAAAAATTACACTTAAAAAACATTCAGAATTCCACGATAAAGATGAAAAGGGGAAAGATATGGATGTAAGTGAAAACTTCTCTGCACTGAATAATAATGAAGCGACTACAGAATACTTCTTTAATGGAGGAGATGAAAACAGTCCGTCAAAAAAAGCTTTAGCATTAAAAGCTAAAATCGATGATGTAAGAAATTATATCAACGCTACTTTTGGAGGAAGTCAACAGTTGGCAAAATTGGTTGAAAGAGCAAATACTTCTTTAATTGCAGAGTATCCTCAAGGAAAATCTCCGAACGGAAAAACTTGGTTTCAGAATAAATTCTATCACCAGCCGCTTATTGCAGCAATTTCTAACTTGGGAATTATCCAGAATGATGCAAGAAACGTACAGTCTGATGCATTGGCGTTGATGCTTCAGGAAAAAGTAGATGCTAGTATTAAGTTTACTAGTTATGAAGCTATTGTTTCTGCTCCTACTGATGTTGTTGCAGGTAAAAAAGCTGAGGCTGTTGTAATGTTAGGTAACTACTCTAATAGCAATAAGATTAACATCAGTGGTGTTAGCAGACAGGAAAGTGGTAAAGGATTTCTTCCTTTAAATACTGGAGGATTAGGAGAGCACAAAATTGGTGGTGTAATTACATTGACTGATGCTAGTGGAAAAGCTCAGCCTTTCACTTGGACTCATACTTATAATGTAATTGCAGGTCCACAAGAAGTAAAACTTGAAAAAGGATTATTGCTTTCTGCTGATAAGATGAATGTAATGTATAGAGGATTGGAAAATCCGGTATCTGGATCGATCTTAGGTGCTGATAATTCTAAACTTACATTATCTGCCCCTGGTGCATTGGTAAGAAGTACTGGTCCAGGTAAGTGGATTGTGAAGCCACAAGCTGGAAATGTTGTTAAATTGACATTGTCTGGTACAGAACCTAGTGGTAAATCTGTATCTCAAGTATTCGAATATAGAATTAAAAATGTACCGCCACCTCAAGGACAAATGAGAGGACAAAATGTATTGACAATGCCGGCTCAATCTATTCAGAATCAAACTGTTCAGGCTGCAATTCCTGATTTTGATTTCCCTGTAACATTTACTGTAACCGAATTCATGGTTAGAGTTCCGGGAAGAGCAGCAATGCTTGTAAAAGGAAATTCATTACAAGAAGCAGCTGGTCTATTGAAAAATGTAAGATCTGGTGACGATGTATCAATTATTGAAATAAAGGCAACAGCTCAAGGATTGGAAGGGCCTATTAAGAGAATTACTCCAATTATTATACATGTTCCATAA
- a CDS encoding META domain-containing protein, with protein sequence MKNLYNYIIIFFLSIFLFSCNTAKQSSKSDITGKTWKLTELNGKPIQLKNPKNNPYFKLNTSNMRYEGNAGCNGIGGTFEIKQDIMRIKFNQGMSTMMACEDLETEQLFSKALLAADNYSVNGNTLTLNKARMAPLAKFVLSN encoded by the coding sequence ATGAAAAATCTGTACAACTACATTATTATTTTTTTCTTATCAATATTTCTTTTTTCCTGTAATACGGCGAAACAGTCGTCTAAAAGTGATATTACCGGAAAAACATGGAAGCTTACTGAACTTAACGGAAAACCCATCCAGCTTAAAAATCCTAAGAATAATCCTTATTTCAAACTCAACACAAGCAATATGAGATATGAAGGAAATGCCGGATGCAACGGGATAGGAGGAACCTTTGAAATAAAACAGGATATTATGCGTATAAAATTCAACCAGGGAATGTCTACAATGATGGCTTGTGAAGATCTGGAAACTGAACAATTATTTTCTAAAGCTCTGTTAGCTGCAGACAACTATTCTGTAAATGGTAATACTCTTACTCTAAATAAGGCAAGAATGGCTCCTTTAGCCAAGTTTGTTCTCAGCAATTAA
- a CDS encoding efflux RND transporter periplasmic adaptor subunit, whose amino-acid sequence MIKRVVASIALSSLLLFTGCNKKKEEKEEATIYPVTFPVVMDTVIDKEYVAQIRSVKNIEVRAQEKGFLEKIFVDEGQFVHQGQTLFRIMPKLYQAELLKAQAEVAQATIELKNASTLASNNIVSKNERAMAKAKLDAANAEAKLAQIHLSFTDIKAPFSGIINRLPLRLGSLVDEGDLLTSLSDNTNMYTYFNVSEPEYLNYQRNVSSRGSNQVGLLMANGDLFPQKGEVETITGEFDNETGNIAFRAKFPNPDKLLRNGETGKVRMTLPLKNALIIPQKATYEIQDQKYVFVVDKNGVAKSRNIKIAYELPDVYVVASGLATGDKILLEGVQKVKDDQKVQVKAQDPKKVLQSLKLKAE is encoded by the coding sequence ATGATTAAAAGAGTTGTCGCAAGCATTGCGCTAAGCAGTCTTTTATTGTTCACAGGTTGTAACAAGAAAAAAGAAGAGAAAGAAGAAGCTACAATTTATCCCGTAACCTTTCCGGTAGTAATGGATACGGTGATTGACAAAGAGTACGTAGCGCAGATCAGATCTGTAAAGAACATTGAAGTTCGTGCACAGGAGAAAGGTTTCCTTGAGAAAATCTTTGTGGACGAAGGTCAGTTTGTTCATCAGGGACAGACATTGTTCAGAATTATGCCCAAATTGTATCAGGCGGAATTACTGAAAGCTCAGGCAGAAGTTGCCCAAGCCACGATTGAACTGAAAAATGCAAGTACATTGGCCAGCAACAACATCGTTTCCAAAAACGAAAGAGCAATGGCCAAAGCTAAGTTGGATGCAGCAAATGCAGAAGCAAAATTAGCACAGATCCACTTGTCATTTACAGACATTAAAGCTCCGTTTTCAGGGATTATCAACAGATTGCCTTTGAGATTGGGAAGTTTGGTGGATGAAGGAGATTTGTTGACGTCTCTTTCCGATAATACAAATATGTACACTTATTTCAATGTATCGGAGCCGGAATATCTTAACTATCAAAGAAATGTATCCTCAAGAGGAAGTAATCAGGTAGGTCTATTAATGGCAAACGGAGATTTGTTTCCTCAAAAAGGTGAAGTTGAGACGATTACGGGAGAATTTGATAATGAAACAGGAAACATTGCCTTCAGAGCAAAATTCCCGAATCCTGACAAATTATTAAGAAATGGGGAAACAGGAAAAGTAAGAATGACTTTGCCATTGAAAAACGCTTTAATTATTCCACAAAAAGCAACTTACGAAATTCAGGACCAGAAATATGTTTTCGTAGTGGATAAAAACGGAGTGGCAAAATCCAGAAATATAAAGATAGCTTATGAACTTCCGGATGTATATGTTGTAGCCTCAGGTCTTGCAACAGGAGATAAAATCTTATTGGAAGGAGTTCAGAAAGTGAAAGATGATCAGAAAGTTCAGGTTAAAGCTCAGGATCCGAAAAAAGTTCTTCAATCATTAAAATTAAAAGCAGAGTAG
- a CDS encoding efflux transporter outer membrane subunit, translated as MENLKTKSILSAIALSLVLASCKAPMATVIKDEVKENIPQNFNQEEQSDANNNSGTTPWRQFFTDPNLVALIETALKNNQELMITLQEIEIAKSGVLAKKGRLAPTVSAGIGAGIKKAGRYTSEGAGDATTEIKPGKEMPDPLANFEGGLMANWEIDIWKKLRTEKESAVAHYLSTVEGKNFVLSNLIEEVANSYYELLALDNQLDIIQQYIKLQQKALEISKIQKEAAAATELAVKKFEAELAKSKATEYTIRQEITEKENEINALCGRFPQPIVRTKEDFMTTIPQTVYTGIPSQLLANRPDIKQAELELKSSKLDVEAARKEFYPSLEISATLGLEAFKPSYLVKMPESIAYNLAGELAGPLINKSAIKANFQTADAKQIQALYEYDKAILNAYLDVANLMSKVKNIDQYYKLKSEETQTLEKSIDIANQLFRNSRADYLEVLLNQRDALDAKMELVEAKQKQLSTVVDIYKSLGGGWK; from the coding sequence ATGGAAAATTTGAAGACTAAAAGCATACTATCAGCCATTGCCTTATCCCTTGTTTTAGCAAGTTGTAAGGCGCCTATGGCAACCGTTATAAAAGATGAGGTAAAAGAAAATATTCCTCAAAACTTTAACCAGGAAGAGCAGTCAGATGCTAATAACAATAGCGGAACAACGCCCTGGAGACAATTTTTTACTGATCCTAACTTAGTTGCATTAATTGAAACTGCATTAAAGAACAATCAGGAACTCATGATCACTTTGCAGGAAATAGAAATTGCAAAAAGTGGTGTTTTAGCTAAAAAAGGGAGATTAGCCCCTACCGTTTCTGCAGGAATCGGAGCGGGTATAAAAAAAGCAGGACGCTATACAAGTGAAGGAGCTGGTGACGCAACGACTGAAATCAAACCCGGAAAAGAAATGCCGGATCCGCTTGCGAATTTTGAAGGTGGTTTGATGGCCAACTGGGAAATCGATATCTGGAAAAAACTAAGAACAGAGAAAGAATCTGCTGTGGCACATTATCTTTCGACGGTAGAAGGAAAGAATTTTGTTCTTTCCAACTTGATTGAAGAAGTTGCCAACAGTTATTATGAGTTGCTTGCTTTGGATAATCAGCTGGATATTATTCAGCAGTATATCAAGCTTCAGCAAAAAGCTCTGGAAATTTCAAAAATTCAGAAAGAAGCTGCGGCTGCAACTGAATTGGCGGTGAAAAAATTCGAAGCTGAGCTGGCCAAATCTAAAGCGACAGAATATACAATCCGTCAGGAAATTACCGAAAAGGAGAATGAAATCAATGCGCTTTGCGGTCGTTTTCCACAACCGATTGTAAGAACAAAGGAAGATTTTATGACTACGATTCCACAAACGGTGTATACGGGAATTCCGTCGCAATTGTTGGCTAACCGTCCTGATATCAAACAAGCGGAATTGGAATTGAAATCATCAAAATTAGATGTCGAAGCAGCAAGAAAAGAGTTTTATCCTTCGTTGGAAATCTCGGCAACATTGGGACTAGAAGCGTTTAAGCCTTCTTATTTAGTGAAAATGCCGGAATCAATCGCTTACAATTTAGCAGGTGAACTAGCTGGACCACTTATTAATAAAAGTGCAATTAAAGCGAATTTCCAGACGGCAGATGCTAAACAGATTCAGGCTTTGTATGAATATGATAAAGCGATTTTGAATGCCTATTTAGATGTTGCCAATTTAATGTCTAAAGTGAAAAATATTGATCAGTATTATAAACTGAAGTCTGAAGAAACACAGACTTTGGAGAAATCAATAGATATTGCTAATCAGTTGTTTAGAAATTCAAGAGCAGATTATCTGGAAGTTCTTCTGAACCAGAGAGATGCCTTGGATGCAAAAATGGAACTGGTTGAAGCAAAACAGAAACAGCTGAGTACAGTTGTAGATATTTACAAGAGCTTAGGCGGAGGCTGGAAGTGA
- a CDS encoding FAD-dependent oxidoreductase: MKKVDYIIVGDGYAGVFLVHQLIKNNKSFVMFSEGRKSASQVSAGIVNPVVLKKFTTFWKAQEQIDFLHNSLKEIKAYTGENYLIDAPIHRIFHDENEQKLWLKKSENADLNSFLDKNFEHIEVVKNDFSTGKVNQSARLNVNGFFKGVFDFLEKKSQLIKEKFDYSKVNSEESIYKEFNFKKIIFCEGMGVKENPFFSDIPVNANKGHHIRVKLSKSLVQNITIKKKHFLFPLENDLYFYGGTYDREQLHSHIDDSAIQQLTNGLAEFYPHDFEIKEVNFGFRPTVKDRRPIIGVHSKYSNLLVFNGLGARGILNGCYFSKVLYDFLENNSPLPSEVNMDRFIN, from the coding sequence ATGAAAAAAGTTGATTATATAATTGTAGGGGACGGATATGCAGGTGTTTTTTTAGTACATCAATTGATTAAAAACAATAAATCTTTTGTGATGTTCTCTGAAGGAAGAAAAAGTGCTTCACAGGTTTCTGCAGGAATTGTTAATCCTGTGGTTTTAAAGAAATTTACTACTTTTTGGAAAGCTCAGGAGCAAATAGATTTTCTGCATAATTCTTTAAAAGAGATTAAAGCTTATACAGGAGAGAATTATTTAATAGATGCACCTATCCACAGAATTTTTCATGACGAGAATGAGCAGAAACTTTGGCTGAAAAAATCTGAAAATGCAGATCTCAATAGTTTTTTAGATAAAAATTTTGAGCACATAGAAGTGGTAAAAAACGACTTTAGTACAGGAAAGGTAAATCAATCTGCAAGACTTAATGTTAATGGATTTTTCAAGGGTGTATTTGATTTTCTTGAAAAAAAGTCACAATTGATCAAAGAAAAATTTGATTATTCAAAAGTTAACAGTGAAGAATCTATTTATAAAGAGTTTAACTTTAAAAAGATTATTTTTTGTGAAGGAATGGGAGTGAAGGAGAATCCTTTTTTCTCAGATATTCCCGTAAATGCAAATAAAGGGCATCATATAAGGGTGAAGCTGTCAAAATCCTTAGTCCAGAATATTACAATTAAAAAGAAACATTTTTTATTCCCATTAGAGAATGATTTATATTTTTATGGTGGTACCTATGACCGGGAGCAGCTTCATAGTCATATAGATGATTCTGCGATACAGCAACTAACAAATGGTTTAGCTGAGTTTTATCCCCATGATTTTGAAATAAAAGAAGTCAATTTCGGATTTCGGCCTACCGTAAAAGATAGGAGGCCTATTATTGGAGTTCATTCTAAGTATTCAAATCTGCTTGTGTTTAACGGATTAGGGGCAAGAGGAATATTAAATGGTTGTTATTTTTCTAAAGTCTTATATGATTTTTTAGAAAACAATTCTCCATTGCCTTCTGAAGTAAACATGGACAGATTCATAAATTAA